In Phoenix dactylifera cultivar Barhee BC4 chromosome 1, palm_55x_up_171113_PBpolish2nd_filt_p, whole genome shotgun sequence, the genomic stretch TCTTGGGAATGGCGGGTTATTACTGATGATGATCTCGGTTCTACAGGCCCAACGACTTCTTAAGAAAGGTTTTGAAGGATTCCTAGCTTCTGTGAAAGACACCCAGCAAAAGGAGCCCAAGTTAGAGGGCGTTCCTGTTGTGAAGAAATTTTCTAATGTTTTTTCGGATGACTTGCAAAACCTACCTTCTTATAGGGAGATTGAGTTCTCCATTGACTTGATTCGTGGCACTATTCCAATTTCCAAAGCTCCTTACCAGATGGCTCCAGCTAAACTGAAAGAGCTGAAAAAGCAATTGCAAGAGTTGCTAGACAAAGGATGTATTAGGCTTAGCATATTCTCTAGAGCTCTGCCCTAGAGAGTGTGTAGCCCTGTCACATGGTCAGACTCGAGGTTCAAGGCATGACAGGGAGTGGTGGGGTGTTGCTTGTGTATGGGAAGGCAGAAGGGAGCAACATTCCTCTCTCCCATGATCCTACCCTCATCTCTCCTATGGCGGGCATGTCAAGCATGATGGCCGACTGTTGGAGGGCTTGCACAAGGGCAACCGACTGCCAGAGGAGGAAGACTGCCACCTCCTCGCCCTCCCTATCCGATGCCCTCAACTGCCTCCTCGTCTCCATCACCCCCGCCACTGTCAAGCATCGCACCTCTGCCTCTTTTATCATCTTCGTCGTGGAGTGCATTCAACATTTCAACTCCAAACTTTCCTCCTCCTGCAACTCCTCCCTTTCTCCCTCTCGTACCTGTCGGCAATGGCGATGGTGATAcaaggctctctctctctcttacctgCCAGCAATGGCAACACGAGAGGGCCAaacctaagaaaaaaaaaaatttggttggtgaaattatatatatatatatatatatatatatatatatatatatatatatatatatatatatatatatatattggattgTTTTTCTTGGAAAGCTTATGTCGGATATATGATGCttgaaaaaaagatttttgcatatttggttGATCGGAAAAAAGTGGCACATTGTAAAGTAGTTTACGTTTGATTGAGCATTTACTTTCCTGTAAAAGTTGTGTAATATATCTGTTATACTCTTTAATAGAAGAAAACATCTTACCCCATTCTATTTAAAAGCTTAAGAATATTTCtgggaaaaaaattataatttcaaaattgaatTTTTCCACATGGATTTTGCTCTCTcgtaaaatatgaaaattttattttcataaaaaagctattttttcatctttcttctttgaaaatctaatcaaatgagttaattctttatttttccatTAACCAACCCCCCTCCGGGACGAGCCCCGACTTCCATAGGTCTTTGGTTCAACCTCCCGTAGCGGTCCTACTTTTATTTAAGAAAGCTCCATGAGGCCAGTTTATCGTACTTAATCAGTGTGCCTCTCTTTCGTCGAGTGCCCCGCTCAGTTCACTGGGCTGTTGGCCTACCAAGCACTTGCCTGCTGCTCTTGTTGCCCACTCGACGAGTGGAGCGCTCGTTATCTTGACTATTTTCTCTGCCGGGGCCCCCTCCGATTGCTGTTTGCCCATGTTTTAAATGGAAAAGCCGCTTTTTGTCACTTTCTTCTTACCGAATAGCGAAAATGAGTTTTTTTCCCACCCTCGACTAAAAACATGTTTTGATCATTCTGCTCAGCCAAAATCTTTGGAATAGACAGGATCGAAGCTCTATAGATTACCATGGCCGAAAGTTTAGATTTCAAGAGGGACACTATGCCGGCCAAGGTCCGACATTGATTTGCCCACCACTCTCAGATGACCAAAGGAATCCTTTGGATAAATCACTTTGGGTATGTGAGAAATGATTTCGGGCATTTGGTTGCTCCGAAGCGGTTCGGTCTCTGAGAGGAACTGGGCTAAAAAGAGTTCAAAGTGACTTCGGCTGGCAAGCACACTGATTAGCTAATTCAGTAGAGCTGTAGATTGATACCTTGTTAGCAAGACTTCAAAGGCACAAGCATCCCGCAGCACTTTGGGAAGCACTGCTGTTATGGCCAAGCATTGACATTTGCTCAACTAAACAAGCACATCCAGAGGCATCAGTTTGTGAAAAACAGAAATGACTTGCTGCTACGCTACAATGTGATGCTTTACTAAGATTGCAGCTAAATTCACATGCAGTAATAAAAGAAATGGACAGAAACAAAACTATTCAGCATACTGGCTCATTTCATTGAAAATCAATGGTTAAATACGTATCACAAGAGCTATAAAGGAGGTATTAGCCTGAATCGCAACATAATATAAGATGAAGCACCACCAGACTAGAAGCAAGCTTCCCCACAGTTCAAATACATTAAAAATCAAACTTCAACATCGATAATTACAATGGACGCTACAACAGTAGTACTTATTTTAGATGCAGCAATCTTTTATACAAAGAGCAGTTTTAAGAAGTATGCCACTGGCACGAAGATCAGGGAAAATCATATCTGAAAAACATTTGTCTGGAACCTTTCATCATACAATCTCCAGTGCCCATATCTTTCTGTATGGAACACAGATCTCGGAATATAAAAGTTTGGCTTCACAAGTGTCTTTAGATTCTTTAGCTTGGTGGAAGCTTGCTCTATCCCCCTGCTTGTCAAGTTTGCACATCCAAAAAGGTCCAACGACTCCAAATTACCACATCCCTCTGAAATCGAAACAAGGCCGCTGATGGTCAATTTAAAAAAACGGAGCTCAAGATGCTTCAATTTTGGCATGAATCTCGCAATTGCTGCAGCCTCCAGGTCTCCATCCTGGGGGCAGGCTCTTAGGTACTCATCTGGAACTATCCCAGCATGCTGTGAAGGGTCAAGCCAGTTCAACAGGTTCCGTTTGAGAATTGTCAGGTTAGGACATTTTTGCCCAATCACCTCAAGTGACCTGTAGGAAATCTCATAACAATTGCTTATGTCTAATTCCCTAAGCATGGGACAGCAAGATGCAACCTTAAACACTGATCTATCAGTTACATTCTGAGAACTCCTTATTGAAAGGGTTTGGAGATTTGGCGACCTGCAAAAGCAATAAGCTCATAACAACTCAAACAAGTGAGTTACAAGGCCCAAAATAAAAGACACTCTTCTTTCTTGAGCTTAAAAAAGCAAAGGCTAATGCTAAACATACATCAGGAAAAGGAAGACAACAAATCCAAGAATCagaaaaattcaagaaaaaagtGGATAAATACACACAATGAATGCATTTATAAGCATAACCATCAATGGATGAAAAAGGCAAGATCCAAATGCCATTTCACGAGGAACTGACTTAAGCTTGAAAAGTCAGAAAAAGAAACCAAGTCTAAGTAGGATTACCTCCACTTAGGCTAGTGAGTTATAATACCAGTTATTGAAAAACTTTTAGGGCCCATGATGTCTCCTACATGGGTGGGAAACGCTGAAGTGAAGATGCAGAAGTAACAATTTGTCAGCTAAACAAAGAGAGGCTATCCATACCAGTATTTAAAATTTCAGGATAAAATCATTGTGCAAGTCGAAGTTCACTATCCCAAAGATAGCAGGATAACGATCAGCAGATCCCTCCAACTTCTTAATTCTGCCTCTTTCGGCACCAACTTCAACTTGTGTGGCATATATCATACGGATTGTGGATCAAACATCCAAGAAGAGCCTCAGAAAACTCTAAAAGCAATCCTCAAGTTTAATGCAAGTCATTCGTCCCTGACATGTTTAATTACCAAATGAGGTACATTGATTAGCATGGAAATTAATCTCAAGTCTTATTATCTAATTCCATCCTCACTGAGAGATAAAACTCTAACATTGCCCCTCTGGTCAAAAATATTATTACATGATTTCACCCTATTTGGGAGATAAAAGTCCAGCATCACACCTCTGGTCACCATTATTCTCAAAGCACTATTTTCTGACTTGACCCTCCGTGGGAGACAAAGTTCTAAGATTGCTGCTCTGGTCACCAACTGTTCATTAGTCTGTGTCCCCCTTCCCTCTTATTACTCAAGATACACATGTTCGAGAGTTGATGGAAAGAGAGCCAAGTCATTcatattcctttttcctttgctATATCATgttacatgaaaaagaaaaatcatggtCCAATCCATTGCAAAAGACTTTTTATTCTGCACCTTAAAAGGAAAATAACTTAAGGAATCGGGCAAGTTATTCTATTATATAGAAAAAACAAGAAGCTGAGCTATGTTCATCCAATTGGTTACCATTATAATGACAGAATTTGAGAAAATAATAGTTTCTTCTATAAATATAACTTTGGGAGAGAAATTGGTTGCTAGCTAtaagaaaaaatatagaaaGTCATCACCATAACTGCTAAGCCTCATTCCAACTATTTGAATCAGGACTGGGAATCAGATCTTAATAGATGTGTCTCCACCATGTCATACTAATCCAAAATAACAAAACTGATCAAAGCATTGTATTTTTGACCATAATGCATCACGTTGCTTCATTTCACATTGAAAACTACATAGTAAAATATATTCAAGTTTATTGTGTATACAAGACAATCGACGATTTTATTCACAACCGAGATTCAGAAACTTGGTTTTGCTTTCTACTTGAATGTCCTGCCAGGCTTCTGTTTTGACAATTTCAGCAATCTCCCTAATTTTAGAAAGTTTCAGAACattgattaaaaaaagaaaaatatgaaaagTTAGAAAACATAAGGGGGGTAAATGAGTCCAGGAATTTATATTACATGATTCTAAAGCATATTGTATTATTTATAGACTTTGGATTTATAGTTCATGTTCCAATTTAAAGactatattaaaatataaaatgtaACTAAAACCATAAACATCTAAAATCGTCAAATATACAAATAAAAAGACACATTAACAAGAAAATTAAGTACCAATTACCAGAACTTATGATCTATTAACTATGAAGAATTCAACAATTACATATACCCAACCAGATGACTTAAGATTTAACCTGAGATCTAGCAAGTccaaccataaattttgcaACTTCATTGTTTAGGAGGTAGATCTACCACATAGAtccattttatattttttacaattttttaaagataaaaatattCTTCGGAACAATTACTCCTCTCAAATTATTATAGCAAAACACCTAAATGCTTTGATattataaaaagtaaaaaacTGCAGCTATACTTCTTGCTCCTCATATGTTAGACAAATGACCCAACAAAATTGCTACTTAAAAATGAAATAAACCATTGTCCTTActgtttaaccaattttacTTGAAGAAATGGACAAGTGGCCTCAAAATGATactaaattttaaaatgaatggaGAATGGCTCCAAAATggtagaaaatataatattatgaacACAAACACCATATATGTCTAGTTTTGGTCTATTTTTTTTTCGCGCTTAAGCGGGTGCTTCATACAGtgcgtgtacgaatacaccaaataaaattaaaatacaacaGCTCGCGGAGTGCCAGTGGCAGCTCCCCCTTCCTTGACCAAAGGGTGTACCCTGAGTGGTGGGCCGCGTAGGCAGCCACTCAGTCGACCAccccattggcttctctgaAAAAAATGCTTGGCCTGAGTTTTGGTCTGTTTCTGGCTGAGAGTGTGAACCACCAAAAGTCGATGAAAATTTATTAGTTCTTACTGAACACTAGAAGAACTTGTTGGGCCTGACCAAAACTGAGTTCTTGATAGTTAGTTTCAGCATAGTTCCAAGTTAATAAATCCATTTCAGCCaaaatggatcaatatcaagTGAAATCAAATTTTGATCATAATCATCACACAACCCTATGTCAATTATTCATGATTGACCTTATGAATCTCATTTGCCAATCAACCTTTTTAACATGCCCATTAACTAAGTAATCCTACATCACCTCCTCTTCTACCCTGACGAATTGGCCTATAAATAAAATCCTCTACTCATTCTTCCCCAGATCTTATTTTGAAAGGCCCATTGAATGTCAATCAAT encodes the following:
- the LOC103722057 gene encoding F-box protein SKIP1-like; the encoded protein is MADGEERGGRGEEKEDAAAEERRDWSELTPVCLANVFRRLTLEDRWNGAMLVCRAWLDAARDPSLFESFDLEPAFDSAGSGRPDDAAWWTPAFRRRVDSMLRSAAHCAAGSLREIRVRHCSDDALSFSVERSPNLQTLSIRSSQNVTDRSVFKVASCCPMLRELDISNCYEISYRSLEVIGQKCPNLTILKRNLLNWLDPSQHAGIVPDEYLRACPQDGDLEAAAIARFMPKLKHLELRFFKLTISGLVSISEGCGNLESLDLFGCANLTSRGIEQASTKLKNLKTLVKPNFYIPRSVFHTERYGHWRLYDERFQTNVFQI